In Gigantopelta aegis isolate Gae_Host chromosome 6, Gae_host_genome, whole genome shotgun sequence, the following are encoded in one genomic region:
- the LOC121374731 gene encoding uncharacterized protein LOC121374731, producing the protein MAQRPQIEDYYLGAQENFRDYGLSCDSHKKEEFSVPENECEIRLKSTKDVKITTQLLDCRDESKNLADYVFTQRKGDTIFFIINFPESGYYKFQIFALLASDESKSLPNVYNYLIKVDRALKAVHAFPKQYAQWKDGCYLYEPIVLNSSSRLHKVNFKVHIPKAKAAAIVVDGKDWHHLELKGENFEGSVALDHCRNKGVKVTLNANYGGESTTYPTLLEYKI; encoded by the coding sequence ATGGCGCAAAGACCACAGATAGAAGACTACTATCTTGGGGCCCAGGAGAACTTTAGAGATTATGGGCTTTCGTGTGACAGCCATAAGAAAGAAGAATTTTCTGTACCCGAGAACGAATGCGAAATAAGGCTGAAATCTACGAAggatgtcaaaataaccacgcAGTTACTCGATTGCCGTGACGAATCGAAAAACCTTGCCGATTATGTTTTCACGCAGAGGAAGGGTGACaccatcttcttcatcatcaactTCCCCGAATCTGGCTACTACAAGTTTCAGATATTTGCTCTTCTCGCATCCGACGAAAGTAAGTCCCTGCCTAACGTTTACAATTATTTGATCAAAGTGGATCGAGCGCTAAAAGCTGTACACGCCTTCCCCAAGCAGTATGCTCAGTGGAAAGACGGCTGCTACCTGTACGAACCGATCGTCCTCAACTCTTCATCTCGCCTCCACAAGGTCAACTTCAAGGTCCACATCCCCAAAGCGAAAGCGGCGGCGATCGTTGTCGACGGAAAGGACTGGCACCATTTGGAATTAAAGGGAGAGAATTTCGAGGGCTCGGTTGCGCTGGATCATTGCCGAAACAAGGGTGTCAAGGTCACGTTAAATGCTAATTATGGAGGGGAGAGCACCACGTATCCCACGCTCCTGGAGTACAAGATTTAA
- the LOC121374228 gene encoding uncharacterized protein LOC121374228 has protein sequence MGDKNPTPKIEDHYLGPLPYFESLGLSCVSHNRHKFTILENEIEIKLKAKKPVKITTQMINVSDDGKNVSEYIFTQRKGEIIYFMINFPECGIYKFEVYALSANDKHKAMHNVFGYLITVDQATKTVHEFPKQYTQWDDGCFLYKPLVLDSTSYLENVDFKVYIPNAKQVAVVVNCNEWHPLELKGENFEGSVTLRSTDDNVRISANYDESTTYATLLEYIISDAEKTDDPWPLVEGNYLGSLGNFTKFGFVTDSHKTEKFSTSKNECEIKMKTKKDVRTKALLIDCADQSKEMSHCVFTQRKDDTIFYNIIFPKSGFYKFEIFALPASDESKSLINVFNYLIKATGETKEGYGYPKQYTQWEGGCYLYEPLVLNSSSDLKNVSFKVHIPKAKAVAIIVDGKEWHYLELKGENFEGTVDLEACRHKGVGVMLDANFGEESDTYQRLLEYKI, from the coding sequence ATGGGGGATAAGAACCCAACGCCAAAGATAGAAGACCATTACCTTGGACCCCTTCCGTATTTTGAATCATTAGGGCTTTCATGTGTCAGTCATAACCGACATAAATTTACTATACtagaaaatgaaattgaaatcaAGTTGAAAGCGAAGAAGCCAGTCAAGATTACCACGCAAATGATCAATGTCAGCGACGACGGGAAAAACGTGTCCGAATACATTTTCACGCAAAGGAAAGGTGAAATCATCTACTTCATGATTAACTTCCCCGAATGTGGCATTTACAAGTTTGAGGTATATGCTCTGAGCGCAAACGACAAACACAAAGCAATGCATAATGTGTTTGGCTATCTGATCACAGTGGACCAGGCAACAAAAACTGTTCATGAGTTCCCCAAGCAGTACACTCAGTGGGACGACGGCTGCTTCTTGTACAAACCACTCGTCCTCGACTCAACCTCTTATCTCGAAAATGTCGACTTCAAGGTCTACATCCCCAATGCGAAACAGGTGGCGGTCGTTGTTAACTGCAACGAATGGCACCCTTTGGAATTAAAGGGAGAGAACTTCGAGGGCTCGGTTACTCTGAGAAGCACAGACGACAATGTGAGGATAAGTGCTAATTACGATGAGAGTACCACATATGCAACTCTCTTGGAGTACATAATTTCTGATGCGGAAAAGACGGATGACCCATGGCCACTGGTAGAAGGCAACTATCTTGGGTCCCTGGGAAACTTTACTAAATTCGGGTTTGTAACCGACAGTCATAAGACAGAGAAATTTTCTACATCCAAGAATGAATGCGAAATCAAGATGAAAACGAAGAAGGATGTCAGAACCAAAGCGCTGTTAATCGATTGCGCTGACCAATCGAAAGAAATGTCCCATTGCGTTTTCACGCAAAGGAAGGATGACACCATTTTCTACAACATCATCTTCCCCAAATCTGGCTTCTACAAGTTTGAAATATTTGCTCTGCCCGCATCCGATGAAAGTAAGTCTTTGATaaacgtttttaattatttgatcaAAGCTACCGGAGAGACAAAAGAGGGATATGGCTACCCCAAGCAGTACACCCAGTGGGAAGGCGGCTGCTACCTGTACGAACCACTCGTCCTCAACTCGTCCTCTGATCTCAAAAACGTCAGCTTCAAGGTTCATATCCCCAAAGCGAAAGCGGTGGCGATCATTGTTGACGGCAAAGAATGGCACTATTTGGAATTAAAGGGAGAGAACTTTGAGGGCACGGTTGATCTGGAAGCCTGCCGACACAAAGGGGTCGGGGTCATGTTAGATGCTAACTTTGGAGAAGAGAGTGACACGTATCAAAGGCTCCTGGAGTACAAGATTTAA
- the LOC121374732 gene encoding uncharacterized protein LOC121374732, whose protein sequence is MALSSWVALENERTALPYNRSLRIDDFDLGALENFSKFGLSCYSHMHEKFCIPENECIIKLKTTEDVRITTQLTNYNDRLKNLSEYVFMQRDDDIISFIINFPASGYYKFEIYALPADAEHKTLPNVFNYFIKVDHATTAAHVYPKQYAHWQGGCYLYEPLVLDSTSDLQNANFKVHIPNATKAAIVVEHNGKVWHHLQLKGRDFGGSVALDHYGNEDVKVMLNANYGESDTYATLLEYTIFNTSPIEDEKKVVAYDSWPRIEGHYIGALENFSKFGLSCDSHQQELFSVPDNECEISLKTMEDVKVTVQLIDCNDQSKNLSDYVFTQRKGDTISFIINFPEPGFFQFEIFALPASDEEKTLLNVFNYLIKVDQATKAANIFPKQYAQWKGCCYLYEPLVLDSSSNLQNVNFKVNIPKAKKAAIVVDGTNWRHLELREENFEGSVDLEKGVTVTLNANYGVTDAYAPLLEYTI, encoded by the coding sequence ATGGCGCTTAGCTCGTGGGTTGCGCTAGAAAACGAAAGGACTGCGTTGCCTTATAACAGATCTCTACGGATAGACGACTTCGATCTTGGAGCCCTTGAAAACTTTAGTAAATTCGGGCTTTCTTGTTACAGCCATATGCATGAGAAATTTTGTATACCCGAAAATGAATGCATAATCAAGTTGAAAACGACGGAGGATGTAAGAATTACTACACAGTTAACCAATTACAATGATCGACTGAAAAACCTGTCCGAATATGTTTTCATGCAGAGGGATGATGACATCATCTCCTTCATTATTAACTTCCCGGCTTCTGGCTATTACAAGTTTGAGATATATGCTCTGCCGGCAGACGCCGAACATAAGACCCTGCCaaacgtttttaattatttcatcaaaGTGGACCATGCGACAACAGCTGCACACGTCTACCCCAAGCAATATGCTCATTGGCAAGGCGGCTGCTATCTGTACGAACCACTCGTCCTCGACTCGACCTCTGATCTTCAAAATGCCAATTTCAAGGTCCACATCCCCAATGCTACAAAGGCGGCGATCGTTGTTGAACATAATGGAAAGGTTTGGCACCATTTGCAGTTAAAGGGACGGGACTTTGGGGGCTCGGTTGCTCTGGATCATTATGGAAATGAAGACGTCAAGGTGATGTTAAATGCTAATTATGGGGAGAGTGACACATATGCAACGCTCCTGGAGTACACGATTTTTAATACATCACCAATAGAAGACGAAAAGAAAGTTGTGGCGTATGACTCATGGCCACGGATAGAAGGCCACTATATTGGAGCCCTTGAAAACTTTAGTAAATTCGGGCTTTCGTGTGACAGCCATCAGCAAGAGCTATTTTCTGTACCCGACAATGAATGCGAAATCAGTCTGAAAACGATGGAGGATGTTAAAGTTACCGTGCAGTTAATCGATTGCAATGACCAATCGAAAAACCTGTCCGATTACGTTTTCACACAGAGGAAGGGTGACACCATCTCCTTTATCATCAACTTTCCCGAACCTGGCTTCTTCCAGTTTGAAATATTTGCTCTGCCCGCATCCGATGAAGAGAAGACGCTGCTTaacgtttttaattatttgatcaAAGTGGACCAGGCGACAAAAGCAGCAAATATCTTCCCCAAGCAGTATGCTCAGTGGAAAGGTTGCTGCTACCTGTACGAACCACTCGTCCTCGACTCATCCTCTAATCTCCAAAACGTCAATTTCAAGGTCAACATCCCCAAAGCTAAAAAGGCGGCGATCGTTGTTGACGGCACGAATTGGCGCCATTTAGAATTAAGGGAAGAGAACTTCGAGGGCTCTGTTGATCTGGAAAAGGGTGTCACGGTCACGTTAAATGCTAATTACGGGGTCACTGACGCTTATGCACCTCTACTGGAGTACACGATTTAA